In one window of Streptomyces sp. FXJ1.172 DNA:
- a CDS encoding ABC transporter ATP-binding protein, protein MIQIESVTKRYPDGTVAVDRLSLEIPNRAITVLVGPSGCGKTTTLRMINRMVEPTEGSILLDGTDIRQQPVNTLRRSMGYVIQNAGLFPHRTILDNIATVPRLLGTPKQQARVRAAELMERVGLDAALAKRYPYQLSGGQQQRVGVARALAADPPVLLMDEPFSAVDPVVRKGLQDELLRIQDELGKTIVFVTHDIDEAIKLGTMVAVLRTGGRLAQFAPPAELLSAPADSFVEDFLGADRGIRRLSFFPSTELELDPAPIVGVDAAAEQLAARADAPYLLVTDADGRPLGWSEPDRLTPGALDTARLLDCGRPFVPGTDSLRTALDGAVLSPTGRAVAVDGEGRAVGVVSQQVIGEAIRAAHRRAADGAAEATGAADAPGAADAKAAR, encoded by the coding sequence TTGATACAGATAGAGTCAGTCACGAAGCGGTACCCGGACGGCACGGTCGCGGTCGACCGGCTGTCACTGGAGATACCCAACCGCGCGATCACCGTCCTCGTCGGGCCCTCCGGCTGCGGCAAGACGACGACCCTGCGGATGATCAACCGGATGGTGGAGCCCACCGAGGGCAGCATCCTCCTCGACGGCACGGACATCCGGCAACAGCCGGTCAACACCCTGCGCCGCTCGATGGGTTACGTCATCCAGAACGCCGGACTCTTCCCGCACCGCACCATCCTCGACAACATCGCCACCGTGCCCCGCCTGCTCGGCACGCCCAAGCAGCAGGCCCGGGTCCGGGCCGCCGAGCTGATGGAACGGGTGGGCCTCGACGCCGCGCTGGCCAAGCGGTATCCGTACCAGCTCTCCGGCGGCCAGCAGCAGCGCGTCGGTGTGGCCCGGGCGCTCGCCGCCGATCCGCCGGTGCTGCTGATGGACGAGCCGTTCTCCGCCGTGGACCCGGTGGTGCGCAAGGGACTCCAGGACGAACTGCTGCGCATCCAGGACGAACTGGGCAAGACCATCGTCTTCGTCACGCACGACATCGACGAGGCGATCAAACTGGGCACGATGGTCGCCGTGCTGCGCACCGGCGGCCGGCTCGCGCAGTTCGCCCCGCCCGCCGAGCTGCTGAGCGCGCCCGCCGACTCCTTCGTCGAGGACTTCCTCGGCGCCGACCGCGGCATCCGCCGGCTGTCCTTCTTCCCGTCCACGGAGCTGGAGCTGGACCCCGCGCCGATCGTGGGCGTCGACGCCGCCGCGGAGCAGCTCGCCGCCCGGGCCGACGCCCCCTACCTCCTCGTCACGGACGCCGACGGCAGGCCGCTCGGCTGGAGCGAGCCGGACCGGCTCACGCCCGGGGCGCTCGACACCGCCCGACTCCTCGACTGCGGGCGCCCGTTCGTGCCCGGCACCGACTCGCTGCGCACCGCGCTCGACGGCGCCGTGCTCTCGCCCACCGGCCGGGCCGTCGCGGTGGACGGCGAGGGACGCGCCGTCGGCGTGGTCTCCCAGCAGGTCATCGGCGAGGCCATCCGCGCCGCCCACCGCCGGGCCGCCGACGGCGCGGCGGAGGCGACCGGCGCGGCGGACGCGCCCGGCGCTGCCGACGCCAAGGCCGCGCGATGA
- a CDS encoding FAD:protein FMN transferase, translated as MRRVEHVMGFPVSLRIDDEGDFSAAADAVFAWLREADARFSPFVPASEVSRYGRGELADGEVSVDLTEVLGLCEEYRVATGGAFDVRLPGRGFDPCAVVKGWSAQRAAGLLTAAGARRFCLNAGGDVVVSGGPWRVGVRHPEAAGQVCAVLEVTDAAMATSGRYERGDHILDGRTGRPATGLLSLTVLAPTLTEADATATAAFALGADGPAWAAARPGCEVFAVDADRNVVRTPGFATT; from the coding sequence GTGCGGCGTGTCGAACACGTCATGGGCTTTCCCGTCTCGCTGCGCATCGACGACGAGGGCGACTTCTCCGCGGCGGCGGACGCCGTGTTCGCCTGGCTGCGCGAAGCCGACGCCCGGTTCAGCCCGTTCGTGCCGGCGAGCGAGGTGTCCCGTTACGGGCGCGGGGAGTTGGCGGACGGCGAGGTGAGCGTGGACCTGACGGAGGTCCTCGGCCTGTGCGAGGAGTACCGGGTCGCGACCGGCGGCGCCTTCGACGTACGGCTGCCCGGCCGGGGGTTCGACCCCTGCGCGGTGGTCAAGGGCTGGTCGGCGCAGCGGGCGGCCGGGCTGCTGACGGCGGCCGGCGCGCGGCGGTTCTGCCTCAACGCCGGCGGTGACGTGGTCGTCTCCGGCGGGCCGTGGCGGGTCGGGGTACGGCATCCGGAGGCGGCCGGCCAGGTCTGTGCCGTCCTCGAGGTCACCGACGCGGCGATGGCGACCTCCGGGCGGTACGAGCGCGGCGACCACATCCTCGACGGCCGCACCGGACGCCCGGCGACCGGGTTGCTCAGCCTCACCGTGCTGGCCCCGACGCTGACCGAGGCGGACGCGACCGCCACGGCCGCCTTCGCGCTGGGCGCCGACGGCCCGGCCTGGGCCGCCGCCCGCCCCGGCTGCGAGGTGTTCGCGGTCGACGCCGACCGCAACGTCGTCCGTACGCCGGGGTTCGCCACGACCTAG
- a CDS encoding FMN-binding protein encodes MDTVKGVFQVEVTFRGDRIAAVRMLKAPHHPQTKWAVPVLITETLKAQSAHIDSVSGATITSQGYKASLQAAIDAKAS; translated from the coding sequence GTGGACACCGTGAAGGGTGTCTTCCAGGTGGAGGTGACCTTCCGGGGCGACCGGATCGCCGCCGTACGGATGCTGAAGGCGCCGCACCACCCGCAGACCAAGTGGGCCGTACCGGTGCTGATCACGGAGACGCTGAAGGCGCAGAGCGCCCACATCGACTCGGTGTCCGGGGCCACGATCACGAGCCAGGGATACAAGGCGTCCCTTCAGGCCGCGATCGACGCCAAGGCCTCCTGA
- a CDS encoding ferredoxin reductase family protein, whose translation MTTLQTRPAPATAIRPRVVARAGLYTLLAANAAVVARFFVQAGFASNPLIVLGRLCGLYGALLMAFQLLLVARLPWLDRRIGMDRLTSWHRWTGFGVLWTLLTHAVFITFGYAQASSMDPVNQLVNLAETTEGVLRAIVALTLIAVVGAVSARWARRRLAYETWHFIHLYTYVAVVLAFTHQVAAGTTFTSSPAATTYWYTVWGAALGAVVLGRMVLPLWRNLRHRLRVSAVVPESDDVVSVYVTGRGLDRLPAQAGQFFLWRFLTKDRWWQANPFSLSAAPDGRCLRLTAKAAGTGSAGLRHIKPGTRVFAEGPYGAFTTLHRTRPESVLIAGGVGVTPIRALLEDLAGHAVVIYRVTADRDAVLYDELRDLALAKGAELHLVTGPVVPDRLAPRELARLVPDIGDRDVFLCGPPGMMTAVLRSLGALGVPKRQIHFERFSLAG comes from the coding sequence CTGTACACCCTGCTGGCCGCCAACGCGGCGGTGGTCGCCCGGTTCTTCGTCCAGGCCGGCTTCGCCTCGAACCCGTTGATCGTGCTGGGCCGGCTCTGCGGCCTGTACGGCGCCCTGCTCATGGCGTTCCAGCTGCTGCTGGTGGCCCGGCTGCCCTGGCTGGACCGCCGGATCGGCATGGACCGGCTGACCTCCTGGCACCGCTGGACCGGCTTCGGCGTGCTGTGGACCCTGCTCACACACGCCGTGTTCATCACCTTCGGCTACGCCCAGGCGTCCTCGATGGACCCGGTGAACCAGCTCGTGAACCTCGCCGAGACCACCGAGGGCGTGCTGCGCGCCATCGTCGCGCTCACGCTGATCGCCGTGGTCGGCGCCGTCTCGGCCCGCTGGGCCCGGCGCCGACTCGCCTACGAGACCTGGCACTTCATCCACCTGTACACCTACGTCGCCGTGGTCCTCGCCTTCACCCACCAGGTCGCGGCCGGTACGACCTTCACCTCGTCGCCGGCCGCGACGACGTACTGGTACACGGTGTGGGGCGCGGCCCTCGGCGCGGTGGTGCTGGGCCGGATGGTGCTGCCGCTGTGGCGCAACCTGCGACACCGGTTGCGTGTGTCGGCGGTCGTCCCCGAGTCCGACGACGTCGTCTCCGTCTACGTCACCGGCCGCGGCCTGGACCGGCTGCCCGCCCAGGCCGGTCAGTTCTTCCTGTGGCGGTTCCTCACCAAGGACCGCTGGTGGCAGGCCAACCCGTTCTCCCTGTCGGCCGCCCCCGACGGCCGCTGCCTGCGCCTGACCGCCAAGGCGGCAGGCACAGGCAGCGCCGGCCTGCGGCACATCAAGCCGGGCACCCGCGTCTTCGCCGAGGGCCCCTACGGTGCCTTCACCACGCTGCACCGCACCCGCCCGGAGTCCGTGCTGATCGCCGGCGGCGTCGGCGTCACGCCGATCCGGGCGCTGCTGGAGGACCTCGCGGGGCACGCGGTGGTCATCTACCGGGTGACCGCCGACCGGGACGCCGTCCTCTACGACGAGCTGCGCGACCTCGCCCTCGCCAAGGGCGCCGAACTGCACCTGGTGACCGGGCCCGTCGTACCCGACCGGCTCGCCCCGCGCGAACTGGCCCGGCTGGTCCCGGACATCGGCGACCGGGACGTCTTCCTGTGCGGGCCGCCCGGGATGATGACCGCCGTGCTGCGCAGCCTGGGCGCCCTGGGCGTGCCCAAACGGCAGATCCACTTCGAGCGCTTCAGCCTCGCGGGCTGA